Genomic window (Flavobacterium oreochromis):
AAGCGGAAATATTGAAGCTTTTGATTTCTATTTTGAAATTAAAAAATTAGATGGCAAAGAAAATGACCTCTTTGACATGTTAGCTAGTTCTCACAATCTAGAAATTTTTAATCAATACAAAGAAATTGCACATCAATTAGACGAAATTAAATTTCTTAAAACTGTAGTTCAAACTACTTATCATTATAACAAAAATGAAAGTACAACTAAAGAAATAATTGATTTCATTCTACAAAAAATTGATATACCTACTTTAAAATTTTACCTGAAAAACATAAAAACATATTATTTCAATTACATTCACAATGAATTATCAAACGCTATTAACATATAATACAAACTATTAACTCAAAAACAACTTATTAAAGTTCAGAAAACAAATAAACTTTCATTTTTTTTTGAAAGTTTAAAAACTTTGTTATACATTTGTACTATGGAATTCAGAGAAGCAAAAAATAAATTCGTTCAAACTTGGGGTGCATTAGGATCTCAATGGGGCATCAACAAAACGATGGCTCAGATTCACGCCTTGTTGATGGTCTCTAACGAAGCGGTTTCGATGGAGGACATTATGGAGGAATTACAAATTTCTCGAGGAAATGCAAGTATGAATATTCGTGCTTTAATGGATTGGGGAATTGTCTACAAAGAATTTAAAGCGGGTGAACGTCGTGAGTTTTTTACAGCTGAAAAAGATTTAGACGAATTAGCGGTAAAAATTTCTAGAGAAAGAAGTAAACGCGAAATCAAACCTGCTCTGAAAGTTTTAAAAGAAGTATCTTCTATTGATGCCAATGCTTCTGCTGAAGAAAAACATTTTGTGGAGCAAACCACTAAACTCTATGATTTTGTTTTAAAAGCAGATAATGTTTTGGATAAAATCACGGAATACAAAGACAATTGGTTAGCGCAGTTGTTAGTTAAATTTATGAAGTAAAAAAATTTAATCAAAACTTTCATTTTTTTCTGAAAGTTTAAAACAAACAATAAAAATTAAAAGTTATGAGCTTTCTAACCGCACAATGGAACAATTTGGTAATGGCAAATTATGTCATTGATCCAAAGAATTTAGAAAAATACCTTCCAGCAGGAACAGAACTCGACATTTGGAATGGTAACTGTTTTGTGAGTTTAGTAGGATTTATGTTCAATGATACTAAAGTATTAGGACTTCGAATTCCGAAACACACTGATTTTGAAGAAGTAAATCTTCGTTTTTATGTAAAACGTTTTGAAAATGGTCAATGGAAACGAGGTGTGGTTTTTATCCAAGAAATTGTACCAAAAAGGGCCATCACTTTTGTAGCCAATACTTTTTACAAAGAACATTACAGAACACGGGTAATGAACCATCAAAATAAATTGGAAGCCGAAGTACTCCAAGTAAGTTACAGTTGGCAAAATCAACAAAAGACCAATTTCATCAAAGTGAATGCTTATGATTTTCTGATGCCGATTGAAGAAGGGAGCGAAGCCGAATTTATAATGGAACATTATTTTGGTTACACTAAATATAATGACAAAAAAACCTATGAATACGAAGTAAAGCACCCCAAATGGAATCAGTATCACATTAAAAATTATGAAATAGATGTTGATTTTGAAAGTGTGTATGGAAACGACTTTGCTTTTCTTAATGACGTAGAACCTGTTTCAGTATTTCTTGCCGAAGGTTCTGAAATTAGTGTGGAGAACAAAAGAAAAATCAAAACCAATGGAAACAAACAATTATAACATCATTGCTTATTCTATTTTTCTAGCGATAATATTTTACATTATTCTAGTGGTTGGAAAAATTTGTTATCGAAACGGAAATATCTACGTTGACAGATTAATCCCTGACCATTCAGAATTGTGTCAACAGATTAATAAAGTTTTATTGGTTGGTTATTATTTAGTCAATATTGGCTATGCCGCCACTACATTAATCACTTGGAAAGAAATTTTCACTATAGAACAACTCATTGAAATACTA
Coding sequences:
- a CDS encoding GbsR/MarR family transcriptional regulator; the protein is MEFREAKNKFVQTWGALGSQWGINKTMAQIHALLMVSNEAVSMEDIMEELQISRGNASMNIRALMDWGIVYKEFKAGERREFFTAEKDLDELAVKISRERSKREIKPALKVLKEVSSIDANASAEEKHFVEQTTKLYDFVLKADNVLDKITEYKDNWLAQLLVKFMK
- a CDS encoding YqjF family protein — encoded protein: MSFLTAQWNNLVMANYVIDPKNLEKYLPAGTELDIWNGNCFVSLVGFMFNDTKVLGLRIPKHTDFEEVNLRFYVKRFENGQWKRGVVFIQEIVPKRAITFVANTFYKEHYRTRVMNHQNKLEAEVLQVSYSWQNQQKTNFIKVNAYDFLMPIEEGSEAEFIMEHYFGYTKYNDKKTYEYEVKHPKWNQYHIKNYEIDVDFESVYGNDFAFLNDVEPVSVFLAEGSEISVENKRKIKTNGNKQL